ACTGGCGAATGGATAGGAGCTTGGGGGCTTACGGAACCCAATACTGGATCTGATGCTGGTAACATGCGTACTACTGCCGTGTTAGACGGAAACGAGTGGGTGCTCAATGGAGCCAAAAATTTTATTACACATGGTATTTCAGGAAATATAGCAGTGGTAGTTGCCCGTACCGGCGAACCCAATGAGTCTGGTAATGCATCTGCTTTTGTGGTAGAACGTGGTACAATGGGTTTTGCTGGAGGTAAAAAAGAGAACAAGCTTGGAATGCGCGCTTCTGAAACAGCTGAAATGATTTTTGATAATTGTCGCATCCCTAAAGAAAACATATTGGGCAATGTAGGCGATGGCTTCCGTCAGGCGTTGGCCATTTTAGATGGTGGGCGTATTTCTATCTCAGCATTGTCTATTGGTATTGCCGAAGGAGCGTATGAAGCTGCTTTACAGTATGCCAAAGAGCGACAACAGTTTGGACAGTCTATAGCTAATTTTCAGGGAATATCGTTCAAATTGGCAGATATGGCAACCGAGATAGACGCAGCCAAACTATTGACTGAGCGTGCGTCTGATTTAAAAGATGCTGGTAAGAAAGTAGGTAAAGAATCTGCAATGGCCAAGTATTATTCTTCTGAAGTAGCAGTGAGAGTGTCTAACGAAGCTGTACAAATATTTGGAGGATATGGTTATGTGAAAGATTTCCCGGTAGAGAAATTTTATCGTGACTCTAAACTCTGTACCATTGGCGAAGGAACCTCTGAAATTCAAAAAGTAGTGATTTCAAGAGCTATTTTGAAAGGATAAAACCGAGATAGAATTAAATACATCTAATGAGTAGGTCAATACTCCTCAGTGATTTTAGTCAAAGTTGGTTGCTGATTAACTTTGTTGAGCACCGATATACATCGGTATCTAAGGACTCGCCAGAGGCTCGGTTATCAGTTATTTATGAATTTAAAAACTATTTAACTGGGTGTTTAGGCATAAAACCGAAACACTTTTGAAAATAAAGTGAGTACGCAATCTTAATATAAAACACTGATTAACTTCGTTGAGCTCACAAGTTCGGTTTACAGTATTTAATAAGGTGAACATTTACTCGAATCAGCTATGGACTATCGACTAAATACTATGGACTATTGGTAGGTGTAATAGCCATATTATGAGTGAGTTACCCTTGCTTGTAGCATCGGTATCTAAGGATTCATAGCTAATTACTTGTTATTACTTATAACAAAAACCCTGAGTGTGAAAATGTTCAGGGTTTTTGTTTTCGAGTTTAATGAAGGGAAAAAGGCAAGTATCTGTTGGCTTCACCTTGCAGAACCTTTGATTGAAGAAGTACAATGATCAGAACAGACGAAGTTCAATGGATAAGCGAAGAGTGTGGGGCTTGAACTTCATTCTGTAGTTAGGTGAATTTTGTAGTTTTACTTTAGTACAAAACTATTCGTTTGGCAACATTGTAGTCAGAGGTACTTATTTTTAAAACATAAACCCCTTGCTTATCCTGAGCATTTGTAATAGCAAATGATTGAAATTGAGCTTTGGAAATTTTTCCAGACCTCACCTTTTTACCTGTGAGATCAAATAATGCCCAATCAAGTGTAGATACTACTGTTGGCAGTTGCAGGTTTGCTTTTATATCTGTACCCTGTCCAGGGTTGGGAGCAATGCGCACAAAATCATTGGGGTTGGTCGACAAAGGGGTAGTTGTCAATGAGACATCATCTATATAAATATTGTTTCCATAAGCATTTACCCCAATAAAAGCCACTTGAAGCTGCGAA
This genomic interval from Microscilla marina ATCC 23134 contains the following:
- a CDS encoding acyl-CoA dehydrogenase family protein yields the protein MHTETLSKREEIIAEITQSVTDFGEKHIRPYMMDWDETQAFPREIFTQMGELGLMGMLVPEQYSGSGFGYKEYVAAIVAVSKIDSSIGLSMAAHNSLCTNHILQFASEEQKKRWLPKLATGEWIGAWGLTEPNTGSDAGNMRTTAVLDGNEWVLNGAKNFITHGISGNIAVVVARTGEPNESGNASAFVVERGTMGFAGGKKENKLGMRASETAEMIFDNCRIPKENILGNVGDGFRQALAILDGGRISISALSIGIAEGAYEAALQYAKERQQFGQSIANFQGISFKLADMATEIDAAKLLTERASDLKDAGKKVGKESAMAKYYSSEVAVRVSNEAVQIFGGYGYVKDFPVEKFYRDSKLCTIGEGTSEIQKVVISRAILKG